ACGGGCCAACGCCTCGAAAAGCACGTCAGCCTGCCAACGCGCCGAAGCCCAGACGATATACCAGATGATGCCGGTGAACAGCAGGCCGGTGATAATCGGCGAGCTTGCCATCCCCCAGAAGTAGCCGAAGACGGCGATGCCGCTGATCACGATCATATAGATTCGCCGAGCGGAAAGCAGCACGCCGTTTTTCACGACCGCGTACCATTTCGCGTTCGGATATTCCACGACGAGCACGAGCGAAACCAGCAGGGACTGGATAAGGAAGATGATGCAGATAGAAAGGACCGGCACCATCAAAGCGCCGAAACCGAGCTTCATCATGATCTGCATCGAATAGGAGAACGCGAAAATGAAGAACCCGTAAATCGCACCTTGCACAATCGCGCGGGGAAGTAGACGGATGAAAGCGCGGAAATAGGGACGGATGCAGGCCGCGCTGTCATCCGGCGGAACATAGGGGCCGGCAATCCAATCCGGAGGCCGATAGCCTTCGTTGAGCATACGGACGCGGCGTTTGCTCGCACGACCGAATAATGTCGGTTGGTCGCGGAAAAGCGCGAAACCGGCGGCGATACCGGGCGAACTGAGAACCAGTGCCAAGGTCAACGCCGGGTAATAGTCCAGATTCTGCACCACCACCCAAATAGCGATCAGCGGAATAATGCCGACGAAAATGCACCAACCCGCCATCAGCAGGACGTAGACGCTGTTGGCTATCAGGCCGAAAGCCTCACCAAGGTTGTGGTTCTTGCCGTTTGATGCTGCAGCCATCACGCACTCCCCTTCCGTCTTGGGTTATGGAACGTTCCGGAATGCCTTATTCGCAACGTCATAATGGTTATCGATTTGCAGTATTTATTATCTATATATGTAATAAAATACAGCAATACGAAACCATAGAAATACAGAAATAACGGCGAAAATCCGATGCGTGCGCCGCAAAAACATCACTGCACTCTGCACACATCGGATTCTCACCTTTCACGAAACCGGTAGAATCAGCCCTTCATGCCGGAGGTTGCGATGCCTTCGATGAACTGCTTCTGGCCGATGAGGAAGACGATGATAATCGGGAGCACCGAGATGACGGAGCCGGTCATAATCATCGCGTAATCAGCGTTGTACTGCGAGATGAACTGCTTCAAGCCGATCTGGATGGTCCACAGGTTTGCGGAACGCAAGTAGATCAACGGGCCCATGTAGTCGTTCCACGTGTTGGTGAAGGTGATGATCGCCAACGCCGCGATGGACGGGCCGGAAAGCGGAAGCACGATCTTCCAGTAGATGCCGAACTCGCTCAGGCCGTCAAGTCTTGCCGCTTCCGACAAGTCCTCGGGTATCGTGTCGTAGAACTGTTTCATCATGAACACGCCGAACGCGCCGAACGCCTGTAGCAAAATGATCGACCAACGGGTGTCGGAAAGGCCGACGGCCGCGATCATCTTGAACTGCGGAATCATGTAGGCCTGCCACGGCACGGCCATCGTCGCGATATAGACCAGGAACAGGGCGTTGTGGCCGCGGAACGGAATCTTCGAGAAGCCGTAGGCAGCGAACGAACCAGTGAAGACCTGCAACGCCGTGACGATGATCGCGAAGAACAGCGTGTTCAGAATCCATGTGGTCATGTTGGACTTCGTCCAGATGGCCGCGTAATTATGCCACTGCCATGCCGAGGGGAACCACTTGATCGGCACCGTATAGACTTCGTTGTTCGGCTTCAGGGACGAAAGCACCATCCAGAAGAACGGCAACAGCGTGAACGCGGCCACGAAAATCATGGCAAGATAGCCGACAATCGTGCCGACGATCTTCAGCGGGGACTTGGGCTTCTTGTTGAAGGGGATCTCGGGCGCTACGGCACCGGCCTCAGCCAATTGAGGAGCTACTGCTTGCGTAGACATATTAGTTCTCCTTCGAATTGTTGTACCAGAACTGGATCAGCGTGACCACCATACAGATGAACAGCAATACCAACGAAACCGCCGAAGCATAGCCGTAATCACCGTTATCGAAGGCCACCGAGTAGATGTACTGGGCGAGCACTTCCGTGGTCGTTCCAGGTCCGCCATCGGTCATGATCAAGGTCAGATCCAAGATCTTGAACGAGCCGATGGTCAACGTGACCATGACGAAGAACAGCGTCGGGCGCATGCAGGGCACCGTGACGTGCCAGAAGCGCTTCCAGCCATTCGCGCCGTCGAGCTCGGCTGCTTCGTAAAGCTCGCTGGGAATCGTCTGCAGACCGGCCAGCAGAAGAATCATGTAGTAGCCGACCTCGCGCCAAGTGCCGACGATAATGACCGCGGGCATTGCCCACTTGGTGGAACCGAGCCATCCGGGCACGTTGCCGTCGCCGACGAAAAGCTTGAGGAACTGGTTGATCGGGCCGGACTTCGGGTCGAAAAGCATGGCCCAGACCTGCGCCGCCGCCACCATGGAAGTGACATACGGCATGAACGCGACCGTGCGGAAGAAGCCACGGCCTTTGAGCTTGGAATTCAGCAAGACCGCCAGACCGAAGGCGATCGCCAACGTCAGCGGAATGTGGACCAGCGAATAGTAGAACGTGTGCCAAACGGTCTGCCAGAAGATGCGGTCATGGATCAGGCGAACCCAGTTGACTAGGCCGTTGAACACCGGCATACCGAACGCGGACCACTTGGTGAACGCGATGTAGAAGAGCGAAAGCACCGGGACCAGCGTCAGCAGGATGAAGCCGATGAAGTTAGGCGAAATGAAGATCAACCCGTTGCGAAGGTTACGATGCGAAATCGCCTTCGCATCCAATCTCCCGCCTTTTTGCCGTTGCGGTTCCGGCGGTTGGTCGTGTGCCTCGATGGCACCCGCCTCCCCTACCGCGGCGAGATCGGCACCCACCTCGGCAATATCCGAACTAGAAGAATCCGACATCGCTGCCTCCTCCTTGAATATGCAGCCAATGCATGCAAGCCGCCGACCGCTTCGTCGACGCCGGCTTGCCACATTTTATGATTTATTACTTATTATTATTTATTACTACTTTTCGATAATTCTTGCTATAAAAATTGAAGACCGACAAGCCCTTATCCGGCAACCAAACCTGCCAACCCGATACGGACCTGCCGGTCTCCTTGTTTAATACAGCTCAGACTCAGTTACTACTGAGCACGCCCTGGTTCTTGACATCTTGCTGGCACTGGTTGATGGCCGCATCGGGCTTCGAGGTGCCGGTAAGAATCGAAGAGTTCATGGTCTTGAGCAAGGTCTGGACCGTATCGGTGGCGTCGCTGACAGGAGCTTCGAGCTTCATGTCAAACTTCGACCAGGCGTCCTTGGATTCCTGATCGGTGGCCATGCCATCGGCCGCGAAGAAGTCCTTGGTGACCTTGTCGTTGATGTAGGCAGGAGTCGTGGTGAGCTTGGCGAGCACGTCCGCACCGCCTTCGCCGACGGCCCATTCAACGAACTTCTTGGCCGCGGCGGCCTTCTGTCCGGTGGACTTGGCGGAGACCATCAGGCCGGTCGGGCTGCCGAAGGTGATCGGGGTGGAAGGAATCTTCTTGCTCGGGTTCTGCGGAACCGGAGCCATGCCCCAATCGAACTTCTGAGCATCGCCGGTCTTCTGCTGGCTCAGGAACGAAGCGGCGTACCAGGTGCCCATCGGCATCATCGCGGCCTTCTGCGTGCCGAACTGCGCCTGATACTGCACCTTGTTGGTGAAGGAAGTGTTGTAGTTGATGGTCAGCTTGTCGTCCTGCCACTTCAGCGCACGCTGGTAATAAGGCTTCATGTAGCCGAAATCGCCCTTGAGATAGGTCTTCTCCGCAGGCTGGCCGTTCTGGGCAAGCGCGAAGGACTGGATCAGGGACTGCCAGTTGTGCTGGTACATCGGGTAGACGGAATTAGCGTCGTATCCGGCGGCAGGGAGCTTCTTCTTCAGCTCTTCGCCGGCCTTGGTGTAGTCGTTCCACGTCCAAGTGGCATCGGGAGTCTTGACCCCGGCCTTCTTGAACATGTCCTTGTTATAGAAGAGGACCCAGTGATCGGCGCGATACGGCAACGCGTAGTACTTGCCGTCCTTGGTCTTGTACATCGAATCGTCGAAGCCCTTGTGATCGGCGTACTTCTTGGCGATATCGCTGATATCGGCCAAACCTCCGGACTTGGCGTACGTATCGTACTTCACGGTGTTCTTCAGCGGGAAGACATCGGGCTGCGCGCCGGCGGAGATATCGGCGGTAAGCTGCTTGTCGTAATCATCTGCGCTGTATTCCTTGAGCTTGATTGTTACGTTCGGATATTCCGCTTCGAAACCGTCGACCAGCTTTTGGAACTCAGGGGTCATCTTCAGCGACCAACCACCCATGGTGATTTCGGTTTTCGCGTTCTTATCAAATGCATTGGCATCAGAGGCACCGCTCTTTTGCGCGCCACCGCCACCGCAGCCCGCGAGAAGCATTGCGAGTGCGGAGACCGCCGCCAAGGCGCCTACTGGACGTGAGACTTTCATATTCAAATCCTTTCTTCAAGGCTTCCTCGCCTATCACAAAAGACTAACGTTCTACATTGGTGTAGCCCGCTTTGTCCTTCATTTTTGAGAGTACACAAATGGCAACAAGGAAATTGTTTGTTGCCATTATTTGTCAGATTAGACTAGATAATATTACTAAATATTTATTCAAGGAAGCTTGAAA
This genomic stretch from Bifidobacterium sp. ESL0690 harbors:
- a CDS encoding carbohydrate ABC transporter permease, producing MSTQAVAPQLAEAGAVAPEIPFNKKPKSPLKIVGTIVGYLAMIFVAAFTLLPFFWMVLSSLKPNNEVYTVPIKWFPSAWQWHNYAAIWTKSNMTTWILNTLFFAIIVTALQVFTGSFAAYGFSKIPFRGHNALFLVYIATMAVPWQAYMIPQFKMIAAVGLSDTRWSIILLQAFGAFGVFMMKQFYDTIPEDLSEAARLDGLSEFGIYWKIVLPLSGPSIAALAIITFTNTWNDYMGPLIYLRSANLWTIQIGLKQFISQYNADYAMIMTGSVISVLPIIIVFLIGQKQFIEGIATSGMKG
- a CDS encoding sugar ABC transporter permease, whose translation is MSDSSSSDIAEVGADLAAVGEAGAIEAHDQPPEPQRQKGGRLDAKAISHRNLRNGLIFISPNFIGFILLTLVPVLSLFYIAFTKWSAFGMPVFNGLVNWVRLIHDRIFWQTVWHTFYYSLVHIPLTLAIAFGLAVLLNSKLKGRGFFRTVAFMPYVTSMVAAAQVWAMLFDPKSGPINQFLKLFVGDGNVPGWLGSTKWAMPAVIIVGTWREVGYYMILLLAGLQTIPSELYEAAELDGANGWKRFWHVTVPCMRPTLFFVMVTLTIGSFKILDLTLIMTDGGPGTTTEVLAQYIYSVAFDNGDYGYASAVSLVLLFICMVVTLIQFWYNNSKEN
- a CDS encoding extracellular solute-binding protein — its product is MKVSRPVGALAAVSALAMLLAGCGGGGAQKSGASDANAFDKNAKTEITMGGWSLKMTPEFQKLVDGFEAEYPNVTIKLKEYSADDYDKQLTADISAGAQPDVFPLKNTVKYDTYAKSGGLADISDIAKKYADHKGFDDSMYKTKDGKYYALPYRADHWVLFYNKDMFKKAGVKTPDATWTWNDYTKAGEELKKKLPAAGYDANSVYPMYQHNWQSLIQSFALAQNGQPAEKTYLKGDFGYMKPYYQRALKWQDDKLTINYNTSFTNKVQYQAQFGTQKAAMMPMGTWYAASFLSQQKTGDAQKFDWGMAPVPQNPSKKIPSTPITFGSPTGLMVSAKSTGQKAAAAKKFVEWAVGEGGADVLAKLTTTPAYINDKVTKDFFAADGMATDQESKDAWSKFDMKLEAPVSDATDTVQTLLKTMNSSILTGTSKPDAAINQCQQDVKNQGVLSSN